A window of the Rhodohalobacter mucosus genome harbors these coding sequences:
- a CDS encoding DUF6567 family protein produces the protein MKTKILTTILLAALFVSGCTSTGAFLSANQTIVNLEEGNYSIAATNVSGESESGYILGLSYSTGLTAATLAIARVEGTGMLYAEALENLWQNYESAGGEVDNQKLALTNVRYDTDIINLIVYTKVKIKVRADIVEFE, from the coding sequence ATGAAAACAAAAATTCTGACAACCATTTTATTAGCTGCTCTTTTCGTAAGCGGCTGTACGAGTACCGGTGCATTTTTATCCGCAAACCAAACCATAGTAAACCTTGAGGAGGGCAATTACAGCATCGCAGCTACAAATGTGTCGGGTGAATCTGAATCCGGATACATCCTTGGCCTTAGCTACTCTACGGGGCTGACGGCCGCAACGCTTGCCATAGCACGGGTTGAAGGTACAGGTATGCTCTACGCTGAAGCGCTTGAAAACCTCTGGCAAAATTATGAGTCGGCCGGGGGAGAGGTTGACAATCAAAAGCTTGCACTGACAAATGTGCGCTATGATACAGACATCATAAATTTGATCGTCTATACAAAAGTAAAGATCAAGGTAAGGGCTGATATTGTTGAATTTGAATGA
- a CDS encoding efflux RND transporter periplasmic adaptor subunit — protein sequence MNLKKTVLICGTILIAGAALIVLIFNTEPTASQSNNTRETPMLVQTFTAETGTYTPLITAMGTVEARDEVWLRPRVNGEVIYRSENFKPGGFVRAGEVLLRIDPSDYEAALQQSRSLLSQAQADLMIEMGQQEVARREYEQFDDTLSAANKALVLRQPQLTRVRAEVESAEAAVEQAMLDLERTTIRAPFDAHILDRLVNIGSQVSAGEDLGRLVAADAFRISALVKPGDLSRIPFSDSDNPAARLRNRSSWPQGVYRNGTVENMQASLTPQTRLARVLIRVDDPLGYYDDENRSFPLIIGSYIETEIETRPLENVVRINRDHLRQDDTVWVMDDGRLDIRTVEVVFSDATYAYISDGINDGERIVTTSLASVRQGAPLQLSGSADSQPETIMTAE from the coding sequence ATGAATCTGAAAAAAACCGTCCTTATCTGCGGCACTATTTTGATTGCAGGGGCTGCACTCATCGTCCTGATTTTCAATACAGAACCCACAGCGTCCCAGTCGAACAACACCCGTGAAACGCCGATGCTGGTTCAAACCTTTACAGCTGAAACGGGCACCTACACCCCCTTGATTACGGCTATGGGAACCGTAGAGGCCCGGGATGAAGTATGGCTAAGGCCCAGGGTTAACGGAGAGGTGATTTACCGGTCTGAAAATTTTAAACCGGGCGGATTCGTACGTGCAGGCGAGGTTTTACTCCGGATTGACCCATCGGATTATGAAGCTGCACTGCAGCAGAGCCGTAGCCTGCTGAGCCAGGCTCAGGCTGACCTGATGATCGAAATGGGTCAGCAGGAAGTTGCACGGCGCGAATATGAGCAGTTTGACGATACCCTTTCGGCTGCCAACAAGGCGCTTGTGCTGAGGCAGCCGCAACTGACACGCGTCCGCGCAGAGGTTGAATCCGCCGAGGCCGCCGTTGAGCAGGCGATGCTCGATCTGGAGCGTACTACCATTCGCGCCCCGTTTGACGCCCATATCTTGGATAGACTGGTGAACATAGGGTCTCAGGTTTCTGCGGGTGAGGATCTGGGCCGCCTGGTAGCAGCGGATGCCTTTCGCATATCAGCACTGGTAAAACCGGGCGATCTGAGTCGGATTCCGTTCAGCGATTCCGACAATCCCGCTGCCAGATTGCGAAATCGCAGTTCCTGGCCGCAAGGCGTGTACAGAAACGGAACGGTGGAAAATATGCAGGCATCCCTTACACCGCAGACGCGCCTGGCGCGGGTATTGATCCGCGTGGACGACCCGCTGGGTTACTATGACGACGAAAACCGGAGTTTTCCGCTGATCATCGGATCGTATATTGAAACAGAGATTGAGACACGCCCCCTGGAGAATGTAGTTCGCATCAACCGCGATCATCTCCGTCAGGATGACACCGTATGGGTGATGGACGACGGACGGCTTGATATCCGTACGGTTGAGGTCGTTTTTTCGGATGCCACTTATGCCTACATATCCGACGGAATCAACGACGGCGAACGTATTGTAACCACCAGTCTTGCATCGGTACGTCAGGGTGCGCCGCTTCAGCTTTCGGGCAGCGCCGACAGCCAGCCTGAAACCATTATGACTGCAGAGTAA